From the genome of Candidatus Zixiibacteriota bacterium:
CCATCGACCAATTGGCGATCTGGGCTGAACGGGTCGGCTGTAATCTCGTCAAGGGGCAGGAGGGCGGTGACAGCGCCTCGGTCGCTTTCGATTCGATCAATGCCGCCCGGGCGCGCGGCGACGACCTGGTGATCATCGATACTGCCGGACGGTTGCATACCAAGGCAAACTTGATGGAAGAGCTGAGCAAAGTTAAGCGCGTCATCAAGAAGGCCTTGCCGGAAGCGCCGCACCGCACGCTGCTGGTGGTCGACGGCACCACCGGGCAAAATGCGCTGCAGCAGGTGGAAACCTTTAACCGCATGGTGCAGATCGACGGTATTATCGTGACCAAGCTCGATGGCACCGCCAAAGGTGGCGCGGTCTTCTCCATCGTCGACAAATTCCAGCTGCCGGTCGTCCTGATCGGCATTGGCGAAAAAATGGACGATCTCGACGAGTTCAAACCGCGCGATTTCGTCGAAGCGCTATTTACATGATCGAACGGATCACCATCCGCACTACTGCCCGCCAACAATTACGGAACATCACGTCTCAGATTAGCGGAGTCCTCGCCAAATCCGGCATTACAGACGGTCTCTGCGTCGTCTTTACTCCCCACACCACGGCAGCAATCACGATCAATGAGAATGCCGATCCCGAGGTTCAGTCCGACATCTTGCGCAAGCTG
Proteins encoded in this window:
- the ftsY gene encoding signal recognition particle-docking protein FtsY, with the translated sequence MGFSFKKLAQGLLKTKENLVTKLKTAVGLHKKVDAELLAEIEEILISSDISVETAEKLIEGLKEKVAKEGIDSSDDVYRLLKDCLVDLFEDNAHPFFEVTDKPHVIMIVGVNGTGKTTSIAKIARRFKNDGKRVTMVAADTFRAAAIDQLAIWAERVGCNLVKGQEGGDSASVAFDSINAARARGDDLVIIDTAGRLHTKANLMEELSKVKRVIKKALPEAPHRTLLVVDGTTGQNALQQVETFNRMVQIDGIIVTKLDGTAKGGAVFSIVDKFQLPVVLIGIGEKMDDLDEFKPRDFVEALFT